The following proteins are encoded in a genomic region of Streptococcus constellatus subsp. constellatus:
- a CDS encoding nucleoside phosphorylase: MILEEFDNNRRAIINPEDLIEALPGFPETVVSCFAHATFERMLADFQHDLLTSTSMANIEIPIYRIVVKGTPIALFNAPVGASACVAILEDLIAFGMKKLVLFGTCGVLDEAIRETSIIVPQMAIRDEGTSYHYLPASDEIEVNVGLHDFLTSFLTDKGISHTVGKVWTTDGIYRETAEKLYKRKKAGAICVDMECSAVAALANFRKISICHFFYAADHLSEEAWDMRNLANHADLDEKDKVANLAIQIALAL; encoded by the coding sequence ATGATTTTAGAGGAATTTGATAACAATCGCAGAGCGATTATCAATCCAGAAGATTTGATTGAGGCATTGCCAGGTTTTCCTGAGACAGTAGTATCTTGTTTTGCTCATGCAACTTTTGAACGCATGTTGGCTGATTTTCAGCATGATCTGTTGACCTCTACCTCTATGGCAAATATTGAGATTCCAATTTACAGGATTGTTGTAAAAGGTACACCGATTGCTCTATTTAATGCACCGGTTGGTGCGTCAGCTTGTGTCGCTATTCTGGAAGATTTGATTGCCTTCGGGATGAAAAAATTGGTCTTATTTGGAACATGTGGTGTTTTAGATGAAGCTATTAGGGAAACGTCCATCATTGTACCTCAGATGGCTATTCGTGATGAAGGAACTAGTTACCATTATCTGCCAGCTTCTGATGAGATAGAGGTGAATGTTGGCCTGCACGATTTTTTAACATCATTTTTGACTGACAAGGGAATTTCTCATACAGTTGGAAAAGTTTGGACGACAGATGGCATTTATCGAGAGACTGCAGAAAAATTGTATAAGCGTAAAAAAGCAGGAGCCATTTGTGTAGATATGGAATGTTCAGCAGTTGCAGCTCTAGCAAATTTTCGTAAAATCTCGATTTGCCATTTCTTTTATGCAGCGGATCATTTATCAGAAGAGGCTTGGGATATGCGTAATCTTGCAAATCATGCAGATTTAGATGAAAAAGACAAAGTAGCTAACTTGGCAATACAAATTGCCCTTGCTTTATAA